The Cellulomonas oligotrophica sequence CCGCCGCGCCGCCGTGGACGCGCCCGGTGCGCGAGCCGGCACCGGTGGCACGGTGAGCGCGACAGCCCCAGGCGTGGCCGCCGTGTGGGCGGCGGACGTCCGACCGGGGTGGCTGCGGCGCCACAACCCGCTGGCCACGCTCGCCGCGCCGCTGCCCGCGATGCTCGCGCTCGTCGTGGTCCACGACACGCGGGCGGCCCTGGTGCTGACGGCCGTGGCGGCGCTGCTGCTCGTGACCGGTGCGGGCCTGGGCCGGCGGGGGCTGCTCGCGCTCCTCGTCGCCGCCCCGCTGGGCACGCTGGTGCTGGGGGCGGCGCTGGGCCTGTGGGTGGCCGTGCCGGCCGACGGTCCGGGGCGCGTGCTGGCGCAGGTCGGCCCGCTGGAGTACACGTCGGCGGGCCTGGCCGCGGGGCTGGCGACCGCGGTGCGCCTGACGGCGGTCGCCGTGCTCGCGCTGGTCGGCGGTCTCACGTCGTCCGGGCCGGACCTGGCCCGGGCGATGCAGCAGCAGCTGCGGGTGCCGTACCGGGTGACGTGGACGATCCTCGCGGCGTTCCGGTTCGTGCCGCGGCTGGGGCACGAGGTCGCGGTGATCCGCGCGGCGCACCGGGTGCGCGGCGGCGACGAGGGCCCCGGTCCGGTCGCGGCCGTGCGCCGGTGGGTCGGGTGGTCGGTGCCGCTGCTGGCCGGGGCGCTGCGGCACGCCGAGCGCACGGCGTACGCCATGGACGCGCGCGGCTTCGGCGCGCACGCGACGCGCACCGAGCGCTACCGCGTGCCGTGGCGCGCGCGTGACACCGTCCTCGTGGTCGCGGGGTGGTCGCTGACCGCCGTCGTCCTGCTGGTGCCGTGACCGCCCGACGCCCGCCAGGCTGCCGGCACCCCGCGGCGGCACGTCCAGCCCGGCGACGCCCGGCACGGCCGCGCGCCGTCCCCGGGGGCCGCGGCTAGGCTGACGGCCGTGAGCAGCGTCGGGACCAGGGTGTTCGTCGCGCGCCTCGCCGGCACGAAGGTCTTCGACCCCCTGGGGGACGAGGTGGGGCGGGTGCGCGACGTCGTCGTGCTCGTGCGCCTCAAGGGCGCCCCGCGGGCCGTGGGCCTCGTCGTCGAGGTGCCCGGCCGGCGGCGGGTGTTCGTGCCGCTGACGCGCGTGACCGCGGTGGACGCGGGCCAGGTCATCTCGACCGGGCTGGTGAACATGCGCCGGTTCGAGCAGCGCGCCTCGGAGACGCTCGTGGTCGGCGAGCTGCTGGACCGCACGGTCGACCTGGTCGACGGCTCGGGCACGGCCACGGTCGAGGACGTCGCGATCGAGCTCCAGCGCAGCGGCGACTGGTACGTCACCAAGGTGTTCGTGCGCCGCACCGAGCACCGCGGCGGCCTGCTGCGCCGGCGCGGGGAGACGATGCTCGTGCCGATCGACCAGGTGCGCACGCTCGCGCGCGCGTCGGCCGCGCAGGGTGCGGAGCTGCTGCTCGCGCAGTACGAGGACCTCAAGCCCGCCGACCTGGCGGACGTGCTGCACGAGATGGGCGTGACCCGCCGCCTCGAGGTCGCCACGGCCCTCGACGACGAGCGGCTCGCCGACGTCCTCGAGGAGCTCCCCGAGGACGACCAGGTCGCCATCCTGCGCGCCATGGAGCTCACGCGCGCCGCCGACGTCCTGGAGGCCATGCAGCCCGACGACGCGGCCGACCTGCTGGGCGAGCTCCCGAGCGAGCAGGCGGCCGAGCTGCTGGAGCTCATGGAGCCCGACGAGGCCAAGGACGTGCGCCGGCTGCTGGCGTACGAGGACAACACGGCCGGCGGTCTGATGACCACCGAGCCGGTGATCCTGGGCCCGGAGACCACGATCGCGGCGGCGCTGGCGCACGTGCGCCGTCAGGACCTGACGCCGGCGCTCGCGTCGCTGGTCTTCGTCGCGCGCCCGCCGCTGGAGACGCCGACCGGCCGGTTCATCGGCGTGGTGCACCTGCAGCGCCTGCTGCGCGAGCCGCCGCACGGCTCGATCGGGCAGATCGTGGACACCGACATCGAGCCCGTCGCGGCCGACGCGCCGCTGATGACGGTGACGCGCGAGCTCGCGACGTACAACCTGCTGGCGCTGCCTGTGGTCGACGACCAGCGCCGCCTGCTGGGCGCGGTGTCGGTCGACGACGTGCTCGACCACCTGCTGCCCGACGACTGGCGCGAGACCGACGACGAGCCCGGGCCGTTCACGCGCCCGACGCCCGCGGTGACGGCCCGGGGGGTGCGCCGTGGCTGACCGTCTGGACACCCCGCGCGAGAGCCGCCGCCTGGTCCTGCCGCGCATCGAGGAGGACGCCTCGGGGCGGGTCTCGGAGTCGATCGCGCGGTTCCTCGGGACGCCTCGGTTCATCCTGTGGCTCACGGCCTTCTGCCTGGTCTGGATCGCGTGGAACGCCTGGGGGCCGGTGGACCTGCGGTTCGACAAGGCCGCCAACGGGTTCACCGCCCTGACGCTCATGCTGTCGCTGCAGGCGTCGTACGCCGCCCCGCTGATCCTGCTCGCGCAGAACCGGCAGACCGACCGCGACCGCGTGCAGGCCGAGCAGGACCGCCAGCGCGCCGAGCGCAACCTCGCCGACACGGAGTTCCTGGCCCGCGAGATGGCGTCGCTGCGCATCGCGCTGCAGGAGGTCGCGACGCGCGACTTCGTGCGCTCGGAGCTGCGCAACCTGCTCGAGGAGCTGCAGGCCGAGCAGGCCCAGGACGGCCCGGACGAGGACCGCGCGCCGCGCGGCAACGACCGGCTCGAGCCGGGCCGGCGCCCCGGAGACTGACCCGGCGACCGACCCGGCGGACGACCCGGCACCGGCCTGCTCGGGCGGGCACGACGCCGCGGGCGGTGCGTGGGGCGTCGGTCCCGTCGGGGTGGGCGCGGGGCCGACCTACGATGGCCGCATGCCGTCGCAGCCCGCAGACCCCCGCACGCCCGACGACGCGCTGGTGCAGGCCGTGCGCGCCGCGCTGGACGGCGTGCAGGACCCCGAGATCCGCCGCCCGGTCACCGAGCTGGGCATGGTGCGCTCGGTCGAGGCCGTGCCGGGTGCCGACGGCGCCGGTGCGCTCGTGGTCGTCGGGCTGGACCTGACGACGCCGGGCTGCCCGTTGAAGGAGACGCTGACGCGGGACGTGACGGCCGCGGTCGAGCGGGTCGAGGGCGTCGCGGGCGTCCGGGTCGACCTGGGCGTCATGACGGCGGAGCAGCGCTCGGCGCTGCGCACGATGCTGCGCGGCACGGACGCCGAGCCGCAGATCCCGTTCGCGCAGGCCGGTTCGCTGACCAAGGTCATCGCGGTCGCGTCGGGCAAGGGCGGTGTCGGCAAGTCGTCGGTGACGGCCAACCTGGCGGTCGCGATGGCGGCGCAGGGCCTGCGGGTGGGCGTGGTCGACGCCGACATCTACGGGTTCTCGCTGCCGCGGATGCTGGGCGTGGACCGGCCGCCGACGAAGGTCGACGACATGCTGCTGCCTCCCGTGGCGCACGACGTGAAGGTCGTCTCAATCGGCATGTTCGTGCCCGCGGGGCAGCCGGTGGTGTGGCGCGGCCCGATGCTGCACCGCGCGCTGCAGCAGTTCCTGGCCGACGTGTTCTGGGGCGACCTGGACGTGCTGCTGCTGGACCTTCCCCCGGGGACCGGGGACATCGCGATCTCGGTGGCGCAGCTGCTGCCGGGGTCGGAGATCGTCGTGGTGACGACCCCGCAGCCCGCGGCGGCGGAGGTCGCCGAGCGGGCGGGGGCGGTGGCGGTGCAGACGCGCCAGCGCGTGGTCGGGGTGATCGAGAACATGGCGTGGCTGGAGCAGGCCGACGGCTCGCACCTGGAGCTGTTCGGCGCGGGCGGCGGCGCGTCGGTCGCGGCGAGCCTGACCCGGCTCACGGGCGCGGACGTGCCGCTGCTCGGCCAGGTGCCGATCGACGTGACGTTGCGCGAGGCGGGCGACGCCGGCGTGCCGGTGGTGCTGTCGCACCCGGGCTCCCCCGCGGCGCAGGCGCTGACGGAGGTGGCGCGGCGCCTGGCGGCCCGGCCGCGGAACCTGGCGGGACGGTCGCTGGGGCTCTCCCCCGCCGGGCGCTGACCAGCCGGCCGCGCCGGGGGCGGGGCAGAGCGGCGTCACCCGGCCCGCGTGTTGGATCGTGTTCGGACATGTGGGATGCTGTTCGACATGCTCGCGACGCAGCGCCAGGAGCGCATCCTGGCCGAGGTCCTCGCGCACGGCGCCGTGCGCGTGGCCGACCTCGTCGAGGCGCTCGACGTCTCGGACATGACCGTCCGGCGCGACATCGCCGAGCTCGCCCGGGCCGGCCTCGTGCGCCGCGTGCACGGCGGCGCCGTCGCCCCCGAGAGCCCGTCGCGCGCGACCGAGGAGCCCGGTTTCGAGGCCAAGCGCACCTGGTCGAGCGCCGAGAAGACGGCCGTCGCCCGGGCCGCCCTGGCCGACGTGGAGCCCGGTCAGTCGATCGTGCTGTCGGCCGGCACGACGACGTGGCTGCTGGCCCAGCTGATCGTCGCCGACCCCGCGCTGCGGCCGCTGACCGTGGTGACCAACGGCCTGCACGTCGCCGACGCGCTGCACGGCCAGCGTGACCTCGAGGTCGTCCTCACCGGCGGCACCCGGACCCCGTCCGACGCGCTCGTCGGGCCCGTCGCCGACGCCACCCTCGGCGCGCTGCGCGTCGACCGGGCGTTCCTCGGCGTGCACGGGCTCGACGTCGACGGTGCGACCGCCCCGAACCTCGCCGAGGCCGCGACCGACCGCGCGCTCGTGCGGTGCGCGGCCGCCACCACCGTCCTGACCGACCACACCAAGTGGGGCACGGTCGGGCTGGCCCGCATCTGCGGGCTCGACGAGATCGACACGATCGTCGTCGACACCGGGATCTCGCGCGACGCGCGGACCCACCTCGAGGCGGCCGTGGACCGACTGGTCCTCGCCGACCCTGCCGACGGCACCACGCCCGCCGGCGTCCGCACCACCCCCACCGGAGCGAACCCGTGACCGACAGCAACCCCCTCGTGCGCCGCACGTCGACCCGCCTGGCCGACGGCCGCGAGCTCATCTACTTCGACGACTCCGAGCCGTACGTCTCGGGCGCCGCGACCCGCCGCCTCGACGACCCGCGCCCCCTGCCGGACCGGTTCGCCCCCGTCGCCGGCCCCGACGGCACGACGCTGCCCGTCACCGGCCCCGAGCTGCGCCGCGACCCGCTCACCGGCGAGTGGATCCCGATGGCCGCGCACCGCATGAACCGCACCTTCCTGCCGCCGGCGGACGCCAACCCGCTGGCCCCGGCCCGGCCCGGCGCCACGTACCAGGACGGGGAGATCCCCGACACCGACTACGACGTCGTCGTGTTCGAGAACCGGTTCCCGTCGCTCATGGCCGTGCCGGGCGTCGACGACGCCGTCGAGCTGGTCGACGGCGAGGAGCTGTGGGTGCGCCGCCCGGCCGCGGGCCGCTGCGAGGTCATCTGCTTCTCCTCCGACCCCACGGCCTCGCTGTCCAGCGTCTCGCCGCGCCGCATGCGCACGATCGTCGAGGCGTGGGCCGACCGCACGGCCGCGCTGCACGCCATGCCCGGCATCGAGCAGGTCTTCGCGTTCGAGAACCGCGGCAAGGAGATCGGCGTCACGCTGCACCACCCGCACGGCCAGATCTACGCGTTCCCGTACGTCACGCCGCGCACGCGGTCGATGCTCACGCAGGCCGCCGCGCACCACGAGGCGACGGGCCGCCTGCTCGGCCGCGACGTGCTGGACGCCGAGCTCGCCCACGGGCAGCGCGTGGTGCTGGAGTCCGAGCACTGGGTCGCCTACGTGCCGTACGCGGCGCGCTGGCCCGTCGAGGTGCACCTGGCCCCGCGACGCGACGTCCCCGACCTGCCGGCGCTGACCGACGCCGAGCGCGCCGACCTGGCCACGACCTACCTGACGCTGCTGCGCCGCCTCGACCAGTTCTTCGTCGACGGCGACGGCGCGTCGATCCCGCTGCCGTACATCTCCGGCTGGCACCAGGCACCGGTGCGCGAGGGCCGCGAGGTCTCCCGCCTGCACCTGCAGATCTTCTCGGTGCTGCGCGCGCCGGGGAAGCTCAAGTACCTGGCCGGCGTGGAGTCGGGCATGGCCGCGTGGATCTCGGACACCACGCCCGAGCGCATCGCGAACCGCCTCAAGGAGATCGTGTGAGCGCCGCCGGCACCCCCACGGACCCCACCACCGCACCGGAGAGCACCACCATGAGCGTCGACGTCACCTGGACCCCCGCGTGGGACCGCACCGAGGGCGAGGAGCGCGCCCGCGCCCTGTTCGCCTCGGTGTACGGCACCGCGCCCGCCGGCGTGTGGTCCGCGCCCGGGCGCGTCAACCTCATCGGCGAGCACACCGACTACAACGGCGGCCTCGCGCTGCCCATCGCGCTGCCCCACCGCACGTACGCGGCGGTCTCCCGGCGCGACGACGACGTCGTCCGTCTCGTGTCCGCCCAGGAGCCGACCGGGGTGCGCGAGGTCCGCCTCGCCGACGCCGTGCCGGGCGCCGTGACGGGCTGGGCCGCGTACGTCGTGGGCGTCGCGTGGGCCCTGCGCGAGGCCGGGCACGCGGTCGGCGGGTTCGACCTCGCCATCGACTCGTGCGTGCCGTTCGGCGCCGGGCTGTCGTCGTCGGCGGCGCTCGAGGCGTCCGTCGCGGTGGCGCTCGACGCCCTGCACGACCTCGGCCTGGCCGGCACCGTCGACGCCGCGGGAGCGGCCACCGACGACGCGGGCCGCTCGACGCTGGCGCAGGTGTGCGTGCGCGCCGAGAACGAGATGGCGGGGGCGCCGACGGGCGGCATGGACCAGGCCGCGTCGCTGCGGGCCCGCGCCGGGCACGCGCTGCTGCTGGACTGCCTCGACGGCAGCGTGCAGCACGTGCCGTTCGACCTGGCGGCGCACGGCCTCGCCCTGCTCGTCGTCGACACCCGTGCCGAGCACTCCCACGTCAGCGGGGAGTACGCCCAGCGGCGCGCGTCCTGCGAGGAGGCGGCGCGCCGCCTCGGCGTGGGCACGCTGCGCGAGGTCGCGGACGACCCGCAGGCCGCGGCACGCGCCCTGGCGGCCCTGGCCGCGGGCGAGGACGGCGACCTGCTCGTGCGGCGCGTGCGGCACGTCGTGGACGAGATCGCCCGCGTCGGGGAGTTCGTCACGCACCTGGGCACCGGCGACGTCACGGGTGTGGGCCCGGCCATGGACGCGTCGCACGACTCGCTGCGCGACGACTACGAGGTCTCGTGCCGCGAGCTCGACCTCGCCGTCGACACCGCCCGGGCGTCCGGCGCGCACGGCGCCCGCATGACCGGCGGCGGGTTCGGCGGCTCGGCGATCGCGCTGGTCGACGCCGGGGCGGTCGAGGGTGTGGCCCAGGCCGTGGCCGACGCGTTCGCGGCCGCGGGCCTGCACGCCCCCGCGTTCGCCGTCGCGGTCGCGGGACCGCCCGCCGGCTGACCCCACCACCACGGGTGCCGCAGGGGCGGTGCGCACGTCGTCGGGACGCGCGCACCGCCCCTGCGGCGTCTGCACCTCCCTGGGGACGCGCGAAGACGGCGTCCGCACGGGGGCGACGCGACGTCACAGCAGGACCCGGTCCTGTCATGCGCCGGGACGACCCGACGCCCGAAAGTCCCCCCGCGGCGCCGGTCGAGCAGGTAGCGTCCGACGGGCACGGTGGCGCCGAGGTCCTCCCTCCGGCCTGGAACGTCAGGTCCGACCGAGACCGCCGGTCCGGGCACACCTTCGTCGTGTCTCGTCACTAGGAGCACCCCACCCGTGGTACGTCGCTACGTCTTCCCTGCCCTGCGCATCCTCATCTGGGCCGTGATCGCCGCCGCCCTCGTCAAGCTCGCCTTCGCCGGCGCGGACGTCACGACCGAGGAGACCGGGATCGTCCCGACCGGTCAGGTCGTCGAGCCCGTCGTCGAGGCCACCACCGGCACGGTCACGAACAACGTCAAGGTCACCGCGTCGGTCGTCGCCGACCCGTCGGTGCCGGTGCGGGCCACGCTCGCCGGGACGGTCAGCGAGGTCCTCGTCGCCGACGGGCAGCACGTCGACGCCGGCACGGTCCTGCTCAAGGTCCGCAAGGAGACCCCGCGCGACCCCATCGAGACCACCGACCCCGAGACCGGCGAGGTCACCGTCACCGAGCGGTGGCCCCTCGTCGAGATCGCCGAGGTCAAGGCACCCGTGGCGGGCACGCTCGCGCTGCCCACGCTGAAGGACCAGGAGGTGTCCGTCGGCGACACCGTCGGGCAGGTCGCCCCGGGCAGCCTCTCCGTGAGCGGCACCCTCACGCCCGACCAGCAGTACCGGCTCATCGGCGCCCCCGCCGAGGCGGAGGTCACCCTCAAGGGCGGCCCGGCGCCGTTCACGTGCACCGGGCTGCGCATCGGCGCGGCCGCCACCGACGGCGAGCAGGACCTCGAGCAGGTCGCCGACCCGTCCGCGTCGACGTCGGGCACCGTCACGTGCGCCGTGCCCGGCGACGTCACGGCGTTCGCGGGCCTCGGCGCCGACATCGAGATCGTCAACGGCACCGCCAAGGACGCCGTCGTCGTGCCGGTGACGTCCGTCCAGGGCACCGTGCAGAAGGGCAACGTGTGGGTCGTCGCCGCCGAGGGCGAGGAGCCCGAGGAGCGCGAGGTCCGGCTCGGCCTGACCGACGGCGAGGTCGTCGAGATCACCAAGGGCCTGAAGGTCGGCGAGCTCGTCCTGGAGTTCATCCCGGTGCCCGGCGCCGGCGAGGTCGACTGCGCCGACCCGAACCAGTACGACCCGATGGTCTGCGGCGCATGAGCCTCCTCGAGCTCACCGACGTCACGCGCTCCGTCCGGCTGCCCGACGACCGTCTGCTGGAGATCCTGCGGGGCGTGACCCTCGCCGTCGACGCGGGCGAGCACGTGGCCGTCGTCGGGCGCTCCGGCACCGGCAAGTCCACGCTGCTCAACATCCTCGGGCTGCTCGACGCGCCGACGTCCGGCACGTACGTGCTCGACGGCAACCCGGTCGCGAAGCTGTCGAACCGCCGCCGCACCCGTGTGCGCGGCGACGACTTCGGCTTCGTCTTCCAGCAGTTCAACCTGCTGCCCGGCCGCACGGCCCTGGAGAACGTCGCGGCACCGCTCATGTACGCCCGCGGCCGGCAGTTCTGGCAGCGCACGCGCCTGGCCACCGCGATGCTCACGCGCGTGGGGCTCGGCGACCGCCTCGACACCATGCCCGAGAAGCTCTCGGGCGGCGAGCAGCAGCGCGTCGCCGTCGCCCGCGCCCTCGTGCGCGGCCCACGCGTGATCCTCGCGGACGAGCCGACCGGGGCCCTCGACGTGGAGACGGGCCAGGAGATCATGGACCTGCTCGACGACGTCGCGTCCGAGACCGGTGCGGCGCTGGTGACCATCACGCACGACCTCGCAGTGGCCGCGCGCGCCCAGCGCCACTACCGCCTCACCGAGGGTGTCCTCGTGCCCGTCGACCTCGGCGGTCACGGGCGGCAGGCGGACTGGGTCGGCGACGTGCCGACCCTGCTGCCCGCCCGGCACGCGCTGCTGCCCGCGGGACCGTCCCCGCACCGGTCGGCCTCGTCCCTTCCCGTGCCCGGGGTGCCCGAGCTGGGCCCCTCCGTGCCGGCGGAGGCGGACCGGTGAGCGGGGTCGTCGGCGCTGTCGTCGAGGCCTGGGACGAGCTGCGGATCCACAAGCTGCGGGTGCTGCTCGCGCTGATCGGCGTCGCGGCGGCCGTCACCGCCATCACCGGCATCACCGCGGCCGTGCAGATGCTCGAGCAGGGCTTCGTCGAGCAGAGCGAGCGGTTCAACGGCCGGCCCGTGACCGTCTCGGTGGACGCCTGGCCGATGACCGAGCAGGCCGCGGACGCGTCCGCGCTGGACGCGGAGTTCGTCCGCACCCTCGAGCGGTACGACATCACGTGGGCCAGCCGCGACCTGTGGACCACGGTGCCGATCCGGTTCCCCGACGGGACCGCCGGGGTCTCGACCCGCGCCGTCGACGTGCCCCTGGCCACCATGCAGCGCATCGAGGTGTCCGAGGGCCGGTGGTTCGCCGAGGCCGACGCCGAGGCGCTCGCCCCGACGCTGGTCGTCAACGAGGCCTTCCTCGCCCGGCTCGGCGTCGCGGACCTCACGACGCACCCGACGGTGCTGCTGGGCGACGAGGACCCCGTGCGCACGGCCGTCGTCGGCGTCGTGCCGGACGCGTGGGACAACGCCGACCCGGAGGCGTTCGTGCTCTACGACCAGCTCACGCGCTGGTACGACACGGACGCGAGCGCCGGGTACGGCATGGCCGCACCGACGATGCGGCTGTGGGTGCCGCCGGAGATCGTCGACGAGCTCGTCCCCCGCCTGCAGAGCGACATGGCCGCCGCGGTCCCCGGCTGGGACGTCATGGCCTCGGACAACCGCGACCAGTCGACGGGGCTGCTCGACGGTGCGACGACCTGGGTGGTCATCGGCGTCGGCGCCTTCGCGCTGCTGCTGGGCGGGCTCGGGCTGGTGAACATCTCGCTCGTGACGGTCAAGCACCGGATCCGCGAGATCGGCATCCGCCGCTCGTTCGGCGCCACGTCGTCGCGGGTGTTCTTCGGGGTGCTCATG is a genomic window containing:
- a CDS encoding energy-coupling factor transporter transmembrane component T family protein; this encodes MSATAPGVAAVWAADVRPGWLRRHNPLATLAAPLPAMLALVVVHDTRAALVLTAVAALLLVTGAGLGRRGLLALLVAAPLGTLVLGAALGLWVAVPADGPGRVLAQVGPLEYTSAGLAAGLATAVRLTAVAVLALVGGLTSSGPDLARAMQQQLRVPYRVTWTILAAFRFVPRLGHEVAVIRAAHRVRGGDEGPGPVAAVRRWVGWSVPLLAGALRHAERTAYAMDARGFGAHATRTERYRVPWRARDTVLVVAGWSLTAVVLLVP
- a CDS encoding magnesium transporter MgtE N-terminal domain-containing protein, with amino-acid sequence MSSVGTRVFVARLAGTKVFDPLGDEVGRVRDVVVLVRLKGAPRAVGLVVEVPGRRRVFVPLTRVTAVDAGQVISTGLVNMRRFEQRASETLVVGELLDRTVDLVDGSGTATVEDVAIELQRSGDWYVTKVFVRRTEHRGGLLRRRGETMLVPIDQVRTLARASAAQGAELLLAQYEDLKPADLADVLHEMGVTRRLEVATALDDERLADVLEELPEDDQVAILRAMELTRAADVLEAMQPDDAADLLGELPSEQAAELLELMEPDEAKDVRRLLAYEDNTAGGLMTTEPVILGPETTIAAALAHVRRQDLTPALASLVFVARPPLETPTGRFIGVVHLQRLLREPPHGSIGQIVDTDIEPVAADAPLMTVTRELATYNLLALPVVDDQRRLLGAVSVDDVLDHLLPDDWRETDDEPGPFTRPTPAVTARGVRRG
- a CDS encoding DUF1003 domain-containing protein, with product MADRLDTPRESRRLVLPRIEEDASGRVSESIARFLGTPRFILWLTAFCLVWIAWNAWGPVDLRFDKAANGFTALTLMLSLQASYAAPLILLAQNRQTDRDRVQAEQDRQRAERNLADTEFLAREMASLRIALQEVATRDFVRSELRNLLEELQAEQAQDGPDEDRAPRGNDRLEPGRRPGD
- a CDS encoding Mrp/NBP35 family ATP-binding protein, with amino-acid sequence MPSQPADPRTPDDALVQAVRAALDGVQDPEIRRPVTELGMVRSVEAVPGADGAGALVVVGLDLTTPGCPLKETLTRDVTAAVERVEGVAGVRVDLGVMTAEQRSALRTMLRGTDAEPQIPFAQAGSLTKVIAVASGKGGVGKSSVTANLAVAMAAQGLRVGVVDADIYGFSLPRMLGVDRPPTKVDDMLLPPVAHDVKVVSIGMFVPAGQPVVWRGPMLHRALQQFLADVFWGDLDVLLLDLPPGTGDIAISVAQLLPGSEIVVVTTPQPAAAEVAERAGAVAVQTRQRVVGVIENMAWLEQADGSHLELFGAGGGASVAASLTRLTGADVPLLGQVPIDVTLREAGDAGVPVVLSHPGSPAAQALTEVARRLAARPRNLAGRSLGLSPAGR
- a CDS encoding DeoR/GlpR family DNA-binding transcription regulator — its product is MLATQRQERILAEVLAHGAVRVADLVEALDVSDMTVRRDIAELARAGLVRRVHGGAVAPESPSRATEEPGFEAKRTWSSAEKTAVARAALADVEPGQSIVLSAGTTTWLLAQLIVADPALRPLTVVTNGLHVADALHGQRDLEVVLTGGTRTPSDALVGPVADATLGALRVDRAFLGVHGLDVDGATAPNLAEAATDRALVRCAAATTVLTDHTKWGTVGLARICGLDEIDTIVVDTGISRDARTHLEAAVDRLVLADPADGTTPAGVRTTPTGANP
- the galT gene encoding galactose-1-phosphate uridylyltransferase is translated as MTDSNPLVRRTSTRLADGRELIYFDDSEPYVSGAATRRLDDPRPLPDRFAPVAGPDGTTLPVTGPELRRDPLTGEWIPMAAHRMNRTFLPPADANPLAPARPGATYQDGEIPDTDYDVVVFENRFPSLMAVPGVDDAVELVDGEELWVRRPAAGRCEVICFSSDPTASLSSVSPRRMRTIVEAWADRTAALHAMPGIEQVFAFENRGKEIGVTLHHPHGQIYAFPYVTPRTRSMLTQAAAHHEATGRLLGRDVLDAELAHGQRVVLESEHWVAYVPYAARWPVEVHLAPRRDVPDLPALTDAERADLATTYLTLLRRLDQFFVDGDGASIPLPYISGWHQAPVREGREVSRLHLQIFSVLRAPGKLKYLAGVESGMAAWISDTTPERIANRLKEIV
- the galK gene encoding galactokinase, translated to MSVDVTWTPAWDRTEGEERARALFASVYGTAPAGVWSAPGRVNLIGEHTDYNGGLALPIALPHRTYAAVSRRDDDVVRLVSAQEPTGVREVRLADAVPGAVTGWAAYVVGVAWALREAGHAVGGFDLAIDSCVPFGAGLSSSAALEASVAVALDALHDLGLAGTVDAAGAATDDAGRSTLAQVCVRAENEMAGAPTGGMDQAASLRARAGHALLLDCLDGSVQHVPFDLAAHGLALLVVDTRAEHSHVSGEYAQRRASCEEAARRLGVGTLREVADDPQAAARALAALAAGEDGDLLVRRVRHVVDEIARVGEFVTHLGTGDVTGVGPAMDASHDSLRDDYEVSCRELDLAVDTARASGAHGARMTGGGFGGSAIALVDAGAVEGVAQAVADAFAAAGLHAPAFAVAVAGPPAG
- a CDS encoding biotin/lipoyl-binding protein, with the protein product MVRRYVFPALRILIWAVIAAALVKLAFAGADVTTEETGIVPTGQVVEPVVEATTGTVTNNVKVTASVVADPSVPVRATLAGTVSEVLVADGQHVDAGTVLLKVRKETPRDPIETTDPETGEVTVTERWPLVEIAEVKAPVAGTLALPTLKDQEVSVGDTVGQVAPGSLSVSGTLTPDQQYRLIGAPAEAEVTLKGGPAPFTCTGLRIGAAATDGEQDLEQVADPSASTSGTVTCAVPGDVTAFAGLGADIEIVNGTAKDAVVVPVTSVQGTVQKGNVWVVAAEGEEPEEREVRLGLTDGEVVEITKGLKVGELVLEFIPVPGAGEVDCADPNQYDPMVCGA
- a CDS encoding ABC transporter ATP-binding protein → MSLLELTDVTRSVRLPDDRLLEILRGVTLAVDAGEHVAVVGRSGTGKSTLLNILGLLDAPTSGTYVLDGNPVAKLSNRRRTRVRGDDFGFVFQQFNLLPGRTALENVAAPLMYARGRQFWQRTRLATAMLTRVGLGDRLDTMPEKLSGGEQQRVAVARALVRGPRVILADEPTGALDVETGQEIMDLLDDVASETGAALVTITHDLAVAARAQRHYRLTEGVLVPVDLGGHGRQADWVGDVPTLLPARHALLPAGPSPHRSASSLPVPGVPELGPSVPAEADR
- a CDS encoding ABC transporter permease, translated to MSGVVGAVVEAWDELRIHKLRVLLALIGVAAAVTAITGITAAVQMLEQGFVEQSERFNGRPVTVSVDAWPMTEQAADASALDAEFVRTLERYDITWASRDLWTTVPIRFPDGTAGVSTRAVDVPLATMQRIEVSEGRWFAEADAEALAPTLVVNEAFLARLGVADLTTHPTVLLGDEDPVRTAVVGVVPDAWDNADPEAFVLYDQLTRWYDTDASAGYGMAAPTMRLWVPPEIVDELVPRLQSDMAAAVPGWDVMASDNRDQSTGLLDGATTWVVIGVGAFALLLGGLGLVNISLVTVKHRIREIGIRRSFGATSSRVFFGVLMESVVATTVAGLVGVVIAVAVVKNIPVDAVFGGGIQDMPPFPLTAALVGMACATGVGAVAGLLPAVVAVRVKVIDAIRY